In Akkermansiaceae bacterium, a single genomic region encodes these proteins:
- the metF gene encoding methylenetetrahydrofolate reductase [NAD(P)H]: MHIRDILADSKPSLSFEFFPPRTTAAWEELYQTIRELEPLNPSFVSVTYGAGGTTREMTHDLVVRIKRTTSIPPIPHLTCVGHSEAEVEAILTRYAAAGVSNILALRGDPPRDRPDYDWSEGDFRHASDLVAFIKRFNEKGIHPDPRGFGIGVAGFPEGHPSTPNRVDELDHLKAKVDAGADYICTQLFFDNHDFLDFRDRCRFTGIGIPIIAGIMPISSLQGMKRMAELAAGARYPAKLLRALDRAGGNPQSVERVGIHYAAQQCAHLLDQGVEGIHFYTLNKSHATREIYANLGLTAATAG, encoded by the coding sequence ATGCACATCCGGGACATCCTCGCCGATTCCAAGCCATCCCTGTCCTTCGAGTTCTTCCCTCCACGGACCACGGCGGCCTGGGAGGAACTCTACCAGACCATCCGGGAGCTGGAACCGCTCAACCCCTCCTTCGTCTCGGTGACCTACGGCGCGGGCGGCACCACCCGGGAAATGACGCATGACCTCGTCGTCCGCATCAAGCGGACCACCTCCATCCCGCCCATCCCGCACCTGACCTGCGTCGGCCACTCCGAGGCCGAGGTGGAGGCCATCCTCACCCGCTACGCCGCCGCCGGAGTCTCCAACATCCTCGCCCTGCGCGGTGATCCGCCGCGCGACCGCCCGGACTACGACTGGTCGGAGGGGGATTTCCGCCATGCCTCCGACCTCGTCGCCTTCATCAAGCGTTTCAACGAAAAGGGCATCCACCCGGACCCGCGCGGCTTCGGCATCGGCGTCGCCGGTTTCCCGGAAGGCCATCCCTCCACGCCGAACCGTGTCGATGAACTGGACCACCTGAAGGCGAAGGTGGACGCGGGGGCGGACTACATCTGCACCCAGCTTTTTTTCGACAACCACGACTTCCTGGACTTCCGCGACCGCTGCCGCTTCACCGGCATCGGGATTCCCATCATCGCCGGCATCATGCCCATCAGCTCCCTGCAGGGCATGAAGCGGATGGCGGAACTGGCCGCCGGCGCACGCTACCCCGCGAAGCTGCTGCGCGCGCTGGACCGCGCCGGTGGAAACCCCCAGTCCGTCGAGCGGGTGGGCATCCACTACGCCGCCCAACAGTGCGCCCACCTGCTGGACCAGGGCGTGGAGGGCATCCACTTCTACACGCTCAACAAGAGCCACGCCACGCGCGAGATCTACGCCAACCTCGGCCTCACCGCGGCGACGGCGGGCTGA
- the pdxA gene encoding 4-hydroxythreonine-4-phosphate dehydrogenase PdxA yields MPRILITAGDPAGIGPEVIGKALSSGKLPAGFDYEVLGDTGAGTPGKPDRRSAEAAMAGLEEAAARLKAGTGDAVVTAPVSKEALQSVGFTFPGQTEFFADAFGVEDFGMLLTGERLTVGLATIHEPLKSIPTLLTAEKIIRISRLTAAFLSRRGINLPRIAVAGLNPHAGENGAFGNEERTIISPALDVLRGDGNAQYTGPAVPDAIFREAAMGAHDAVIAMYHDQGLIPLKLLDFDTAVNVTLGLPKPRTSPDHGTAYGIAGKNIADPSSMIAAIRLACELAG; encoded by the coding sequence ATGCCACGCATCCTCATCACCGCCGGAGATCCGGCCGGCATCGGCCCGGAAGTGATCGGCAAGGCGCTCTCCTCCGGAAAGCTCCCGGCCGGGTTCGACTATGAGGTCCTGGGCGACACCGGGGCGGGCACCCCCGGAAAGCCGGACCGCCGCTCCGCGGAGGCCGCCATGGCCGGGCTGGAGGAAGCCGCCGCCCGCCTCAAGGCCGGCACCGGAGACGCGGTGGTGACCGCCCCGGTCTCCAAGGAAGCGCTCCAATCCGTGGGTTTCACCTTTCCCGGCCAGACGGAATTTTTCGCGGATGCCTTCGGCGTGGAGGACTTCGGCATGCTCCTGACCGGGGAGCGCCTGACCGTGGGCCTGGCCACCATCCATGAACCGCTCAAGTCCATCCCCACGCTCCTCACCGCGGAAAAGATCATCCGCATTTCCCGCCTGACCGCCGCCTTCCTTTCCCGCCGCGGCATCAACCTGCCACGCATCGCCGTGGCCGGACTCAATCCCCATGCCGGTGAGAACGGTGCCTTCGGTAACGAGGAAAGGACGATCATTTCCCCCGCGCTCGATGTCCTCCGCGGGGACGGCAACGCACAATACACCGGCCCCGCCGTCCCGGACGCCATCTTCCGCGAGGCGGCCATGGGTGCCCATGACGCGGTCATCGCCATGTACCATGACCAGGGACTCATCCCGCTGAAGCTCCTCGATTTCGACACCGCCGTGAACGTCACGCTCGGCCTGCCGAAACCGCGGACCAGCCCGGACCACGGCACCGCCTATGGCATCGCCGGGAAGAACATCGCGGATCCGTCGTCAATGATCGCCGCCATCCGCCTGGCCTGCGAACTGGCGGGTTGA
- a CDS encoding SLATT domain-containing protein, whose product MIPPVFLIAFSGHRPSDSPGRREEDLAATTERLLECFTALRGRAALVNGEIHLVASLAAGGDIIACEAALSLGMPLHIVLPMTAPAFMGTFGGLEHWIPRAEVILETIAADARHTLRIGSVSATSPECYAEANTRILESADLLVTLSTLAPSKSIAGTTHLLELAKALGIPALNLNPAEPAATLPVIPAAFADPGCGTLKPFRQLSSHIECGAGPLTFAALARCLSNAAHRSSRWFRMATALAISAHALATILAAAAASYYYVLKTGKAGALSDHVLVLLAVVAFIEVILVFGGWWLEHRVHRGGGQRIWLNCRFARELMRGMETSQVFFDPLRPEIQYHQPGWKRFAITASLAFLREQGNADLTQKEILDRYRKKYLDDRLLEQAEWFAARAAEASRPSAWFHFLTHRAALAALLVVGAACVVKVTAALTHSFLFQSPTFLLFLPILLPLLASLGASFGAAFDYQRRAVRYRELAEMLRRAAKTLSVVSTLPDISAVIRQTEEALSDELIEWHAAQRKGLGH is encoded by the coding sequence ATGATCCCTCCCGTCTTCCTCATTGCCTTTTCCGGTCATCGTCCGAGCGACTCTCCCGGCAGGAGGGAGGAGGATCTCGCCGCGACCACGGAGCGTCTCCTGGAGTGCTTCACCGCCCTGCGCGGGCGTGCCGCTCTCGTGAACGGGGAAATCCACCTCGTCGCCAGCCTCGCGGCGGGTGGGGACATCATCGCGTGCGAGGCGGCGCTTTCCCTTGGCATGCCGCTCCACATCGTCCTGCCGATGACGGCTCCCGCGTTCATGGGGACCTTCGGCGGGTTGGAACATTGGATCCCACGGGCGGAGGTGATCCTGGAAACCATCGCCGCGGACGCCCGCCATACGCTCCGCATCGGCTCGGTGTCCGCCACCTCCCCGGAATGCTATGCAGAGGCGAACACCCGAATCCTGGAATCCGCGGATCTCCTCGTCACGCTGTCCACGCTGGCTCCGTCGAAGTCCATCGCCGGCACCACCCATCTGCTCGAACTCGCCAAGGCGCTGGGGATTCCCGCGCTCAATCTCAACCCGGCGGAACCGGCCGCCACCCTGCCGGTTATTCCGGCGGCTTTCGCCGATCCCGGCTGCGGAACCCTCAAGCCGTTCCGGCAGCTTTCCTCCCACATCGAGTGCGGTGCTGGTCCCCTTACCTTCGCGGCGTTGGCCCGCTGCCTGAGCAACGCGGCCCACCGGTCTTCCCGCTGGTTCCGCATGGCCACCGCCCTGGCGATCAGCGCGCACGCGCTCGCCACCATCCTCGCGGCTGCGGCGGCTTCGTATTACTACGTGCTGAAAACCGGGAAAGCCGGTGCGCTTTCGGACCATGTACTGGTCCTCCTCGCCGTGGTCGCCTTCATCGAGGTCATCCTCGTGTTCGGCGGCTGGTGGCTGGAGCATCGCGTCCACCGTGGCGGGGGGCAGAGGATTTGGCTGAATTGCCGTTTTGCCCGCGAATTGATGAGGGGGATGGAAACTTCCCAAGTGTTTTTCGATCCCCTGCGGCCGGAGATCCAGTACCACCAGCCGGGGTGGAAGAGGTTCGCCATCACCGCGTCGCTCGCCTTTCTCCGTGAGCAGGGGAATGCCGATCTTACGCAGAAGGAGATCCTGGATCGTTACCGGAAAAAATACCTCGATGACCGGTTGCTGGAGCAGGCGGAATGGTTCGCCGCCCGGGCCGCTGAAGCATCCAGACCCTCGGCCTGGTTCCATTTTCTGACCCACCGCGCCGCGCTCGCCGCCCTGCTGGTCGTGGGGGCTGCCTGTGTGGTGAAAGTAACCGCCGCGCTGACGCACTCCTTCCTTTTCCAATCGCCCACGTTCCTTCTCTTCCTGCCCATCCTGCTTCCGCTGCTCGCCAGCCTGGGGGCCTCGTTCGGGGCGGCCTTCGACTACCAGCGGCGGGCGGTCCGCTACCGGGAACTCGCGGAGATGCTCCGCCGGGCGGCGAAAACGCTCTCCGTGGTCTCCACGCTGCCGGACATCTCCGCGGTCATCCGGCAGACGGAGGAAGCCCTTTCCGACGAACTCATCGAGTGGCACGCCGCCCAGCGCAAGGGTCTGGGGCATTGA
- a CDS encoding EF-hand domain-containing protein: protein MKPISFPMVLAGLVIPAAMAGAQPEDGGERRLPARPGMEEGKEGRGGRERHFGRGWREADADNSGTLTRAEFNNLPRIQKLPEEKRDKIFSRFDKDQDGILSAEELKVMMQRPPSEGARAAMMKFRELDTDKSGGVSLAELKAGELFKKLPVEKQEALFARLDTDGDGEITIKDKPPGPPRDGPGRPDKEGRPGRDGEGGPSREGGPDRPPRDPRRMLKDLDENKDGAVSFEEFRKAPPVRDLGEDEQEDRFEALDKNGDKKLDEADFPPPAPEAQ, encoded by the coding sequence ATGAAACCGATATCCTTTCCGATGGTGCTGGCAGGTCTGGTGATCCCCGCCGCGATGGCGGGCGCGCAGCCGGAAGATGGCGGGGAGCGCCGTCTCCCGGCGCGGCCCGGCATGGAGGAAGGAAAGGAAGGCCGGGGCGGGCGCGAGCGCCATTTCGGCAGGGGCTGGAGGGAGGCGGACGCCGACAACAGCGGAACGCTGACGCGCGCGGAATTCAACAACCTCCCCCGCATCCAGAAGCTTCCTGAGGAGAAGCGTGATAAGATTTTCAGCCGGTTCGACAAGGACCAGGACGGCATCCTCAGCGCGGAGGAACTGAAGGTGATGATGCAGCGGCCGCCGTCCGAAGGGGCGCGTGCCGCGATGATGAAATTCCGCGAGCTTGATACCGACAAGAGCGGCGGTGTGAGCCTCGCGGAACTGAAGGCGGGTGAACTTTTCAAGAAACTGCCGGTGGAGAAACAGGAAGCCCTGTTCGCCAGGTTGGATACCGACGGGGACGGGGAGATCACCATCAAGGACAAGCCCCCGGGCCCGCCGCGCGATGGTCCTGGTCGTCCGGACAAGGAAGGCAGGCCGGGCCGGGATGGAGAGGGCGGACCGAGCCGCGAGGGTGGCCCGGATCGCCCTCCACGGGATCCCAGGCGGATGCTCAAGGATCTCGACGAGAACAAGGACGGTGCGGTCAGTTTCGAGGAATTCAGGAAAGCGCCGCCCGTCCGGGATCTGGGCGAGGATGAGCAGGAGGACCGCTTCGAGGCACTGGACAAAAACGGCGACAAGAAGCTCGATGAAGCGGACTTCCCGCCTCCGGCACCGGAAGCGCAGTGA
- the infA gene encoding translation initiation factor IF-1, giving the protein MPQRPQSRRPSRGRGRSYGPPKRSTKDEEEKAVEVEGEISSVLAGTMFRVKLESGHEVLAHISGKMRKRFIRLVVGDRVKMEMSPYDLTKARIVFRLS; this is encoded by the coding sequence ATGCCCCAGCGTCCCCAGTCACGTCGTCCATCCCGCGGTCGCGGCCGTAGTTACGGTCCTCCGAAAAGATCCACCAAGGATGAGGAGGAAAAGGCGGTGGAAGTCGAGGGGGAGATTTCTTCCGTTCTCGCCGGCACCATGTTCCGGGTGAAGCTGGAGAGCGGCCATGAGGTTCTGGCGCACATCTCCGGTAAGATGCGCAAGCGTTTCATCCGCCTCGTCGTCGGTGACAGGGTGAAGATGGAGATGTCTCCCTACGACCTGACGAAGGCGCGCATCGTCTTCCGCCTGAGCTGA
- a CDS encoding segregation/condensation protein A translates to MEANDYKVRLEIFEGPLDLLLYLIKKDEVDIHSISIERITRQYLDYINTFKLLNIDLASEFIVMAANLMYLKSRTLLPRVDQPPEEDAEEDDPRWELIRQLIEYKKFKDAAGFLSLREIEQEGRFAHQPDAPELPVEDTAPLAEVSIFDLIRAFQNVLKRFEESHDFGDIIDDRYTVADKIEFLLDRFQPGQAQRFDTLFASATTKAEVIVMFLAVLELMKLNQFMVRQSELLGEIVVERRTVQSTNALEAAETGADVE, encoded by the coding sequence GTGGAAGCCAACGACTACAAAGTCCGCCTGGAAATCTTCGAAGGTCCGCTGGATCTCCTGCTTTATCTGATCAAAAAGGATGAAGTCGACATCCACTCGATCTCCATCGAACGGATCACCCGCCAGTATCTGGACTACATCAACACGTTCAAACTGCTGAACATCGACCTGGCCTCCGAGTTCATCGTCATGGCCGCCAACCTGATGTATCTGAAAAGCCGGACGCTGCTGCCCAGGGTGGACCAGCCCCCGGAAGAGGACGCGGAGGAGGATGATCCCCGCTGGGAACTCATCCGCCAGCTCATCGAATACAAGAAATTCAAGGACGCCGCCGGGTTCCTCAGCCTCCGTGAGATCGAGCAGGAAGGCCGCTTCGCCCACCAGCCGGACGCCCCGGAACTGCCGGTGGAGGACACCGCCCCGCTCGCGGAGGTATCCATCTTCGATCTCATCCGCGCCTTCCAGAACGTACTGAAGCGCTTCGAGGAGTCCCACGACTTCGGCGACATCATCGACGACCGCTACACCGTCGCGGACAAGATCGAGTTCCTGCTGGACCGCTTCCAGCCGGGGCAGGCGCAGCGTTTCGACACCCTCTTCGCATCCGCCACCACCAAGGCGGAGGTCATCGTCATGTTCCTCGCCGTCCTGGAACTCATGAAGCTGAACCAGTTCATGGTCCGGCAGAGCGAGCTGCTGGGAGAGATCGTCGTCGAGCGCAGGACCGTCCAGTCCACCAATGCCCTGGAAGCGGCAGAGACCGGGGCCGACGTGGAATGA